The Drosophila teissieri strain GT53w chromosome X, Prin_Dtei_1.1, whole genome shotgun sequence genome has a segment encoding these proteins:
- the LOC122624936 gene encoding ER degradation-enhancing alpha-mannosidase-like protein 2 — MQQQTRNTGYKCTLICAGLLLLLSTGGVSGQKQYSKARKLELREDVRRMFQHAYDGYLRHASNYDELRPLTCDGHDTWGSYSLTLIDALDTLATMGNFTEFRRAARLLEEKMDFDRDINVSVFETNIRIVGGLLSAHLLSKRAGVELEQGWPCKGPLLRLAEDVARRLLPAFVTNTGMPYGTVNLRYGVPKGETSVTCTAGVGTFLIEFGTLSRLTGNSIYEEVAMQAVHALWAYRSPIGLFGNHIDVQSGRWTALDSGIGAGVDSLFEYLVKASVLLNRPELLELFHEARAAIDKYMRKEDWYVWVGMNKGHVTLPVFQSLEAFWPGILSIIGDTEPALRTISRYIGVWKKYGFLPEFYNIAAGEASPNREVYPLRPELIESAMYLYRATGNEYLLEFGEHMLETLEFSAKTKCGYATIRNVVTHEKENRMESFFLAETSKYLYLLFDEENFLHNDGSGGELLSTEDDVCVVQAGAYIFNTEAHPMDMSALHCCHAHNEDIYTSLDLQRFSPRAILERSKKRQVAAQEQWVPQCHAENHDFYNKEQENEQAQESGKEQGRDQSGTSTTMAVDIEVFDEFQQPAGDLLVSNFEQIREERELNESLHRNVVARNQLTVSDLDEFFAQRRENFASSSEALNYVRTFMANYTMDVAFIRGLQMYDTNMSSVLGIGAQKEYESRMRSLWQLYELEQQYAANIRLIQGLGLLTFQADSARIPSHLTEVLDSLDKSAHLEHMNPQDLETNVSNASSPQLANIREVILKARNAYAIAMVNTTAMQEFAIRIYLSGTSEAGVRIHPLLEAAELSQEARKRPLKLAEERALFSYARRIVDFRKRMAETVDRLQTLMQDIPPPKKTEATADSQTPKADASTVYAQTQAQIAAKAQQQEPSQEAKQSTQIQKGKLAENGSGLVQEESGSVWSQFVQTILRKTTVQRVKFDEAVLLEKTRKALEKHAHKELPHHLFACHRPEYIEGFAYRDFYPEAL, encoded by the exons ATGCAGCAGCAAACCCGAAACACCGGCTATAAATGCACCCTCATCTGCGCGggactcctcctcctgctgtcCACCGGCGGTGTCAGCGGCCAGAAGCAGTATTCGAAGGCAAGAAAGTTGGAACTGAG GGAGGATGTGCGCCGCATGTTCCAGCACGCCTACGATGGTTACTTGCGCCACGCCTCCAACTACGATGAGCTCCGTCCCCTGACCTGCGACGGCCACGACACTTGGGGCAGCTACTCCCTGACCCTGATCGACGCCCTGGACACGCTGGCCACAATGGGTAATTTCACGGAATTCCGGCGCGCGGCCCGACTGCTCGAGGAGAAGATGGATTTCGACCGGGACATCAACGTGTCCGTGTTCGAGACGAACATCCGCATCGTGGGCGGACTGCTGTCCGCGCATCTGCTCTCCAAGCGGGCTGGCGTAGAGCTAGAGCAAGGATGGCCCTGCAAGGGACCTCTGCTCCGACTGGCGGAGGATGTGGCCCGACGTTTGCTGCCAGCCTTTGTCACGAACACGGGGATGCCCTATGGCACGGTCAACCTGCGCTATGGCGTGCCCAAGGGGGAGACCTCCGTAACGTGTACTGCCGGCGTGGGGACATTCCTTATCGAATTTGGCACCCTGAGCCGGTTAACCGGGAACAGCATTTACGAGGAGGTTGCTATGCAGGCGGTGCATGCTCTATGGGCATATCGCTCGCCCATTGGGCTCTTTGGCAATCACATCGACGTGCAGAGCGGTCGTTGGACCGCCTTAGACTCTGGAATCGGAGCAGGCGTGGATTCGCTTTTTGAATACCTGGTAAAGGCATCTGTCCTGCTCAATAGGCCGGAACTATTGGAGCTATTTCACGAGGCTCGTGCGGCTATTGATAAGTACATGCGCAAGGAGGACTGGTACGTGTGGGTAGGCATGAACAAAGGCCACGTCACCCTTCCCGTCTTTCAGTCCCTGGAGGCGTTTTGGCCCGGCATCCTGAGCATAATTGGCGACACGGAGCCGGCCTTGCGCACCATCTCAAGGTACATTGGCGTCTGGAAGAAGTACGGCTTCCTGCCAGAGTTTTATAACATCGCTGCTGGAGAGGCATCGCCGAATCGGGAGGTGTACCCCCTGCGACCGGAGCTGATCGAGTCAGCTATGTATCTCTACCGAGCCACAGGCAATGAGTATCTCCTGGAGTTTGGTGAGCACATGCTAGAGACCTTGGAGTTCAGTGCTAAAACCAAATGCGGATATGCAACG ATTCGCAATGTTGTCACCCATGAAAAGGAGAATCGCATGGAGTCATTCTTCCTGGCGGAAACAAGCAAGTATCTTTATCTGCTGTTTGACGAGGAAAACTTCCTGCACAACGATGGGTCTGGGGGCGAGCTGCTGTCCACCGAGGATGATGTGTGCGTGGTTCAGGCTGGGGCTTACATATTCAACACCGAGGCTCATCCCATGGACATGTCAGCCCTCCactgttgccacgcccacaacgAGGACATTTACACCTCCCTGGATCTACAGCGCTTTAGTCCACGGGCAATATTGGAGAGGAGCAAAAAGCGTCAGGTAGCTGCTCAGGAACAGTGGGTGCCCCAGTGTCACGCAGAGAACCACGACTTTTATaacaaggagcaggagaatGAGCAGGCGCAGGAATCTGGAAAAGAGCAGGGACGCGACCAATCCGGCACAAGCACTACTATGGCCGTAGATATCGAGGTGTTCGACGAGTTTCAACAGCCCGCCGGCGATCTGCTGGTGAGCAACTTCGAGCAGATACGCGAGGAGCGGGAGCTAAACGAGAGTCTGCACAGAAACGTGGTGGCACGAAACCAGTTGACCGTCAGCGATCTGGATGAATTCTTTGCGCAGCGACGGGAGAATTTTGCAAGCTCCTCCGAAGCGCTTAACTATGTAAGGACCTTCATGGCCAACTATACCATGGATGTGGCCTTTATACGGGGCCTGCAAATGTACGATACTAATATGAGTAGTGTACTGGGCATAGGTGCCCAGAAAGAGTATGAGTCTCGAATGAGGTCCCTTTGGCAGCTGTACGAACTGGAGCAGCAATATGCGGCCAACATCCGACTGATTCAAGGATTGGGCTTGCTAACATTCCAGGCGGACAGTGCCCGGATACCCAGTCATTTGACTGAGGTGCTGGACAGCCTGGATAAGTCGGCTCACTTGGAGCATATGAATCCGCAAGATCTTGAAACTAATGTGTCCAATGCCTCCTCGCCCCAGTTGGCTAATATACGAGAGGTTATTCTGAAAGCACGTAATGCTTATGCCATAGCCATGGTCAATACTACGGCCATGCAGGAATTCGCTATCCGAATCTACCTCAGTGGCACTTCGGAGGCCGGCGTACGCATTCACCCACTGTTGGAAGCCGCCGAACTAAGTCAGGAAGCACGGAAAAGGCCACTTAAGTTGGCGGAGGAGCGAGCCCTCTTCAGCTACGCCCGTCGAATAGTGGACTTTCGGAAACGAATGGCGGAGACAGTGGACCGATTGCAGACGCTCATGCAGGACATTCCGCCACCCAAGAAGACAGAAGCCACTGCGGACTCTCAGACCCCCAAAGCAGATGCGTCCACAGTTTACGCTCAAACCCAAGCCCAGATAGCGGCGAaggcacagcagcaggagccgaGCCAGGAAGCGAAGCAGTCGACACAAATTCAAAAAGGAAAGCTTGCCGAAAACGGCTCTGGATTGGTACAAGAGGAGTCGGGCTCCGTGTGGTCGCAGTTTGTGCAGACCATCCTGCGGAAGACCACCGTGCAGCGGGTCAAGTTTGACGAGGCCGTGCTGCTGGAAAAGACGCGCAAGGCACTGGAGAAGCACGCCCACAAGGAGTTGCCCCACCATCTGTTCGCCTGCCACCGGCCGGAGTACATTGAGGGATTCGCTTATCGGGACTTTTATCCGGAAGCACTGTAG
- the LOC122624725 gene encoding uncharacterized protein LOC122624725, with protein sequence MKPGLETTDEGEENGDAQDHREGDPRPLPYDFEKELIQRSNRSIRLYENFVPVGQVYPLTRKFYAQYEQRQPADTLRYLRHTWPEKHVERQRQLAKAVPLLESQVYGWLPLKTGERAADLNFLHAKKLRCGMTVHGERLIAERITARPPFNGLRFLLH encoded by the exons ATGAAACCGGGACTCGAAACCACCGACGAGGGCGAGGAGAATGGCGACGCACAGGATCATCGCGAGGGCGATCCCCGACCGCTGCCCTATGACTTCGAAAAGGAGCTGATCCAAAGATCCAACAGATCCATCCGGCTTTACGAAAACTTTGTTCCAGTGGGTCAAG TTTATCCGCTGACCCGGAAGTTTTACGCCCAGTACGAGCAACGCCAGCCGGCGGATACCTTAAGGTACCTACGACACACATGGCCCGAGAAGCATGTGGAGCGTCAAAGGCAGCTCGCAAAGGCGGTTCCCCTCCTGGAATCGCAGGTGTACGGATGGTTGCCGCTCAAAACTGGAGAGCGGGCCGCTGATCTGAACTTCCTGCATGCAAAGAAACTGCGCTGCGGCATGACTGTTCACGGGGAGCGCTTGATCGCGGAGAGGATTACGGCGCGACCTCCTTTTAACGGACTCAGATTCCTGCTTCACTAA
- the LOC122624549 gene encoding uncharacterized protein LOC122624549, translated as MAHSNKARKAAKEANAKKSAGSGTESKPEHAKVQGPDDLGAGILTGDQFLESLLQTLYRSWLQLRRLAEFVMSELGGNDFLEAIAAWCTRNPHVAICLLAGGLVFMLPFLIIFGFGIATMVMTFTGLLVLEGTLLTIVSMVFFACLGGLAIMVPLFGVAAVAAYFGFTQVYGLCDGMELNKNAWVKFFRDQRKAVDPPPSSLTITNEPTSTTT; from the exons atg GCTCACTCGAATAAGGCTCGCAAAGCAGCCAAGGAAGCAAACGCCAAGAAGTCTGCGGGATCAGGAACTGAGAGCAAACCGGAGCACGCAAAGGTACAAGGCCCAGACGATCTTGGGGCAGGAATCCTCACTGGCGACCAGTTCCTAGAGAGCTTGCTCCAGACTCTCTACAGGTCAT GGCTTCAATTGCGCCGCCTGGCAGAATTTGTGATGTCCGAGCTAGGTGGAAATGATTTCCTGGAGGCCATTGCGGCCTGGTGCACCCGGAATCCCCATGTTGCCATCTGCCTGCTAGCTGGTGGTCTTGTATTCATGCTGCCCTTCCTCATAATATTTGGCTTTGGAATAGCCACCATGGTTATGACATTTACTGGTTTGCTAGTACTAGAAG GCACACTCTTAACCATCGTGTCCATGGTGTTCTTCGCCTGCCTGGGAGGACTAGCTATAATGGTTCCCCTCTTCGGTGtcgcagctgttgctgcttatTTTGGCTTTACCCAGGTGTATGGGCTTTGTGATGGAATGGAGCTCAACAAGAACGCATGGGTCAAATTCTTTAGGGATCAACGGAAGGCCGTCGATCCTCCGCCATCCTCTCTGACCATAACCAATGAACCTACTTCTACGACTACATAA